A genomic window from Leptospira bandrabouensis includes:
- the hpf gene encoding ribosome hibernation-promoting factor, HPF/YfiA family, with protein sequence MKINYTWKHLDRSEAAEKYADEKLERVTKYVQKIVSCEVSFEAIHGEISSNLKLHADGTNFNAHNQDKDVYVCIDGLEDKILSQVSKHHDKKSQH encoded by the coding sequence ATGAAAATCAATTATACCTGGAAACACTTAGACCGCTCCGAAGCCGCTGAAAAATATGCGGACGAAAAACTAGAAAGAGTTACAAAATACGTTCAAAAAATCGTATCCTGCGAAGTATCATTTGAAGCCATTCATGGAGAAATTAGCTCTAACTTAAAGTTACACGCTGATGGGACCAATTTTAACGCTCACAACCAAGACAAAGATGTTTATGTTTGTATCGATGGATTGGAAGACAAAATCCTTTCTCAAGTAAGCAAACACCACGATAAAAAAAGCCAACACTAA
- a CDS encoding LIMLP_12425 family protein → MSLKDWFRSQYPGLFSEETDNVVLENKICSLFQKVKEKEDTILPRMSEDFDTRLLNLLESVTFDKPNQKISFTFRDLIENRTVQYSFSAVMAISLVFVLASRNSQEPTLAGNDSAGVVIEQNNYQNEPTSLDLNESYQKRELLDHLRSAPGAVYGLRELELYYEKTGRESAADELRLLIESVER, encoded by the coding sequence ATGAGTTTAAAAGATTGGTTTCGTTCACAATATCCGGGTCTCTTTTCTGAAGAGACAGACAATGTGGTTTTGGAAAATAAGATTTGTTCTCTTTTCCAAAAGGTAAAGGAAAAGGAAGACACCATCCTTCCTCGAATGTCAGAAGACTTCGACACCCGCCTCCTGAATCTCTTAGAGTCCGTCACCTTTGACAAACCCAACCAAAAGATCTCCTTCACCTTCCGCGATTTGATCGAAAACAGAACCGTTCAATATTCGTTTTCTGCTGTAATGGCAATCAGCCTTGTGTTTGTTCTCGCTAGCCGCAATTCCCAAGAGCCAACTCTTGCGGGAAATGACAGTGCTGGTGTTGTGATCGAACAAAACAACTACCAAAATGAACCTACCAGTCTTGATCTCAATGAATCCTATCAAAAACGAGAGTTACTCGATCATTTACGTTCGGCTCCAGGCGCAGTGTATGGGCTTCGTGAGTTAGAATTGTATTATGAAAAAACAGGAAGGGAGTCTGCTGCAGACGAACTTCGTCTTTTGATTGAATCTGTCGAAAGATAG
- a CDS encoding RNA polymerase sigma factor, with amino-acid sequence MPRPLEGKNMTLREKEKILLQKIKAGDPTAYMTLVSPFRERLFRKAVSMVKDGDDAEDIVQDALISGYKSIQNFRAEAGVYTWLYRIVVNKSKDLLAKKKRGREKPMDDSGENQFVDSRVGYEKKLELSEESRYLMDKIALLEDSYKQVLELRYFENLSYNEIAEIMECNVGTVKSRLFKAKEFLKHLIQKDEKGEGFFEK; translated from the coding sequence ATGCCACGCCCCCTAGAAGGCAAAAATATGACCCTGCGGGAGAAGGAAAAAATCCTCCTCCAAAAAATCAAAGCAGGGGATCCGACTGCCTACATGACCTTAGTGTCCCCATTTCGAGAACGATTGTTCCGCAAAGCTGTTTCCATGGTAAAAGATGGAGATGATGCGGAGGATATTGTCCAAGACGCCCTGATTTCTGGTTATAAATCCATCCAAAACTTCCGTGCGGAGGCAGGTGTTTATACCTGGCTCTACCGCATTGTGGTAAATAAGTCCAAGGATTTACTTGCCAAGAAGAAAAGAGGTAGGGAAAAACCCATGGATGACTCGGGAGAGAACCAATTTGTGGATTCTCGTGTCGGATATGAAAAAAAATTGGAACTTTCTGAAGAGTCTCGTTATCTAATGGATAAGATTGCACTCTTAGAAGATTCCTACAAACAAGTTTTGGAACTTCGTTATTTCGAAAATCTTTCGTATAACGAAATTGCCGAAATCATGGAATGTAATGTAGGTACGGTTAAGAGTCGTCTCTTCAAGGCCAAGGAGTTTTTGAAGCACCTCATCCAGAAAGACGAAAAAGGAGAAGGGTTCTTTGAAAAATAA
- the mutL gene encoding DNA mismatch repair endonuclease MutL: MGIIHSLSADLINQIAAGEVIESTHSILKELIENSIDAGATKIEIATDSAGFGRILVSDNGHGIQKEDLPLAIKRYATSKIQDFHDLEHLFTFGFRGEALASIASVSRMVLESGTEGNRTAYRVTVEEGKIVKEEEIPFFLGTKIEIKDLFYNTPVRRKFLKTETGEEKKNRARVQTMAVSEPSIGFRYLQNGKEVLNVVPEDGLERVLSVYGENLRDHLLAVNSSRNGMTLRGWISHPDFYKSSRTGQFFFVNNRSVELKFSAQILKRCYGELLPSGAFPYAFLFFDLPREFVDVNVHPQKKEVRFLSEETITGILFQGITEVLRTSTPVEFLEMRRRLSMPIPYENRGGESSFGTGFGGPGFGLNQMGQGMFGNLQTEGETLIGPSSIEGRQGYSLEGIGAGTNLHLLGENLTKHNLFVPKKHYGVLFETFILAEAEDGLYIIDQHTAHERIRYEEVLRDLKSKAYKSQSLLTPIRLELTKEEAEEMLEEKHRFSELGITLEPFSGGTILIREVPSYIDPGKETETILDLWERFKQKDPEDKELYDEMAKCVACRSAIKKGDQVSDPIIGELLQRLSYCENPSLCPHGRPTLIKLTRKDLETMFHRI, encoded by the coding sequence ATGGGCATCATTCATTCACTCTCGGCGGACTTAATCAACCAAATTGCCGCCGGTGAGGTGATTGAGTCCACACATTCCATTCTCAAAGAACTCATCGAAAATTCCATCGATGCCGGTGCCACCAAAATTGAAATTGCAACCGATTCTGCTGGGTTTGGTCGGATCCTTGTTTCCGACAATGGACACGGAATCCAAAAAGAAGACTTACCTCTTGCCATCAAACGTTATGCCACTTCCAAAATCCAAGATTTCCATGACTTAGAACATCTTTTCACTTTCGGATTTCGGGGTGAAGCTCTGGCATCCATTGCCTCTGTATCGCGGATGGTTTTGGAATCGGGGACTGAGGGAAATCGCACCGCTTACCGTGTGACAGTGGAAGAAGGAAAAATCGTAAAAGAAGAAGAGATTCCTTTTTTTCTGGGAACCAAAATTGAAATCAAAGATTTATTTTATAATACGCCTGTTAGACGGAAATTTTTAAAAACGGAAACCGGGGAAGAGAAAAAAAACAGGGCACGTGTCCAAACGATGGCAGTCTCGGAACCGAGTATTGGGTTTCGGTATTTGCAAAACGGAAAAGAAGTTTTGAATGTGGTTCCCGAAGACGGCCTAGAACGAGTGTTATCTGTTTATGGTGAAAATCTCAGAGACCATCTTTTGGCGGTGAATTCCAGTCGCAACGGTATGACCCTTCGTGGTTGGATCTCCCATCCTGATTTTTATAAATCTTCTCGCACGGGACAATTTTTCTTTGTGAACAACCGTTCTGTGGAATTAAAGTTTTCGGCACAAATTCTCAAACGTTGTTATGGAGAACTCCTTCCCAGTGGTGCCTTTCCCTATGCCTTTTTATTCTTTGATCTGCCTCGTGAATTTGTGGATGTGAATGTCCACCCACAGAAAAAGGAAGTTCGGTTTTTATCGGAAGAAACCATTACAGGAATTCTTTTCCAAGGGATCACAGAAGTTTTACGAACCTCGACCCCTGTGGAATTTTTAGAAATGCGCCGAAGGCTTTCCATGCCCATTCCTTATGAAAACCGAGGAGGGGAATCCTCTTTTGGCACAGGCTTTGGTGGCCCTGGATTTGGCTTGAATCAAATGGGGCAAGGGATGTTTGGCAATCTCCAAACCGAAGGGGAAACTCTGATTGGTCCTAGTTCCATTGAAGGAAGGCAAGGGTATTCTCTAGAAGGTATCGGTGCTGGAACCAACTTGCATTTATTAGGTGAGAATCTTACCAAACACAATTTGTTTGTCCCGAAAAAACACTACGGGGTTTTATTTGAGACCTTTATCTTAGCCGAAGCCGAGGATGGACTTTATATCATCGACCAACATACGGCCCACGAAAGGATTCGTTATGAAGAAGTTTTGCGTGACCTAAAATCCAAAGCCTATAAATCCCAAAGCCTACTTACACCCATTCGGTTGGAACTCACAAAAGAAGAAGCCGAAGAGATGTTAGAAGAAAAACATAGGTTTTCCGAACTAGGAATCACTCTCGAACCATTTTCGGGAGGAACCATTCTCATCCGGGAAGTCCCATCTTATATTGATCCAGGAAAAGAAACCGAAACCATTTTGGATTTATGGGAAAGGTTCAAACAAAAAGACCCAGAAGACAAAGAACTCTATGATGAAATGGCCAAATGTGTGGCCTGTCGTTCGGCCATCAAAAAAGGAGACCAGGTCTCTGATCCCATCATTGGAGAACTTTTACAAAGATTGTCGTATTGTGAAAACCCTTCCCTTTGTCCCCACGGTCGGCCCACTCTTATCAAACTCACAAGAAAAGACTTAGAAACCATGTTTCATAGGATCTAA
- a CDS encoding Fur family transcriptional regulator, with protein MKALTKHRELIFNDLRERKDHPTAKMVFESVRGKADKISFATVYNSLEYLVEHKMVNKLNIESDSVRYDAFLDDHSHLLCTECGKVLDVAPLKLSDDADLQSLGFQVKHVDIVVTGTCSSCHSL; from the coding sequence ATGAAAGCACTCACAAAACACAGAGAACTTATTTTTAACGACCTAAGAGAAAGAAAAGACCACCCGACAGCAAAGATGGTTTTTGAATCGGTAAGGGGAAAGGCTGATAAAATTAGTTTTGCCACTGTTTACAATTCCTTGGAATACTTAGTAGAACATAAAATGGTAAACAAACTCAATATCGAGTCGGATTCCGTTCGTTACGATGCCTTTTTGGATGATCATTCGCATTTACTCTGCACTGAATGTGGGAAGGTATTGGATGTGGCTCCTCTAAAACTCAGTGATGATGCAGATTTGCAGAGCCTAGGTTTCCAAGTCAAACACGTGGACATCGTGGTGACAGGAACCTGTTCTTCTTGTCATTCTCTGTAA
- a CDS encoding flavin reductase family protein, with product MPASIDQFKSSLSRWASGVSVITYESKEKKGGVTVSSFSSVSLEPPLVLFCLAKNSSAKESIEKAGNFVVNILSSEQKQISADFASGSLDKAVVLEGLKPGTLSTGAPVLPDSLASLDCSVNQTIDAGDHWIFIGLVEAVATREGSPLLYFNRNYRELV from the coding sequence ATGCCGGCATCGATAGACCAATTTAAATCTTCACTTTCACGTTGGGCCAGTGGCGTTTCTGTGATCACTTATGAATCCAAAGAGAAAAAAGGAGGAGTTACCGTTTCTAGTTTTTCTTCTGTTTCCTTAGAACCACCGTTAGTTTTATTCTGTTTGGCCAAAAATTCCAGTGCCAAAGAAAGCATCGAAAAAGCAGGAAACTTCGTGGTGAATATTCTTTCTTCCGAACAAAAACAAATTTCCGCTGATTTTGCTTCTGGTTCCCTGGACAAAGCGGTTGTTTTGGAAGGATTAAAACCAGGAACCCTCTCCACCGGAGCTCCAGTTTTACCGGATTCGTTGGCCTCACTTGACTGTTCAGTGAACCAAACCATCGATGCGGGAGACCACTGGATTTTCATTGGTCTTGTGGAAGCGGTAGCAACTCGGGAAGGTTCTCCCCTCCTCTATTTCAATCGCAATTATAGGGAACTTGTTTAA
- the purL gene encoding phosphoribosylformylglycinamidine synthase subunit PurL yields the protein MEKEKVSLEDAKEHGLTETEFVEIQKILGRMPNSTELGIFSAMWSEHCSYKNSILKLKTLPTKSDKLLAQAGEENAGAMDIGDGLAVVFKIESHNHPTAVEPYQGAATGVGGIMRDIFTMGARPITSLNSLRFGDPKEPRNKYLLTRAVKGIGDYGNSLGIAVGGGELFIHPTFTKNPLVNAMTVGIARHDQMASASTKGKVGYKVYIVGATTGRDGIHGASFASKDLTKESEEKRSAVQVGDPFMEKLLMEASLEAIQKNLLVGIQDMGAAGISCATSEMSAKGKTGMDVDLDKVPLRESDMNAYEIMLSESQERMLVIPETGKEEELVSIFHKWGLNAVEIGTVTGDGILRIRKDGKLKAEIPADSLVLGGGAPRYVREEKRPTYLDEVTKFDPTKINDLSKDTVSQTLNTLLSSLNISSRRPLYEQYDTEVGLVKVVEPGEDGGLVRIPGTKKGIAVATDCNSRYTYLNPYEGAQFAVCESARNVASTGAEPYGVTNNLNFGNPYIPENYYIFSECVRGLGDACRFLGLPVTGGNVSFYNESPEGPVFPTPTIGMVGVIDDVAKGLHTYPRTQEEVLYALVGEFQPTISASEYLYRFHGLDTGKIPNISLAKEKATIDTLISCRKEGLLTSAKDLSLGGLLVALAKIVISGNKGLEVNLEELQKRFKRLDELCFGETGASFVISFLAADEEKVKAKYTQAGLGFTTLGKSNSKSSLSVKGNGFQWEWTTKSLEAEFESGLKAYFE from the coding sequence ATGGAAAAAGAGAAAGTTAGTCTGGAAGATGCAAAAGAACACGGACTTACGGAAACTGAATTTGTAGAGATCCAAAAGATCTTAGGAAGAATGCCCAACTCCACGGAGCTTGGAATCTTCTCCGCCATGTGGTCGGAACACTGCTCTTATAAAAATTCAATTTTAAAATTAAAAACCCTTCCCACAAAGTCGGATAAACTCCTCGCTCAAGCGGGGGAAGAAAATGCCGGAGCCATGGATATCGGCGACGGACTTGCCGTTGTCTTCAAAATCGAAAGTCACAACCATCCAACCGCCGTAGAACCTTACCAAGGTGCCGCCACTGGTGTTGGTGGGATCATGCGAGATATTTTTACGATGGGAGCTCGTCCCATCACTTCACTCAACTCACTTAGGTTTGGTGACCCGAAAGAACCACGTAACAAGTATTTACTCACTCGTGCCGTCAAAGGAATCGGCGACTATGGCAACTCTCTTGGGATTGCTGTGGGTGGTGGGGAACTATTCATCCATCCGACATTCACTAAAAATCCGCTTGTGAATGCCATGACTGTGGGAATTGCTCGCCACGACCAAATGGCTTCTGCCTCTACCAAAGGAAAAGTAGGATACAAAGTGTACATCGTAGGTGCCACTACGGGACGCGATGGAATCCACGGTGCCAGTTTTGCCTCCAAAGACCTAACGAAAGAATCCGAAGAAAAAAGATCCGCAGTACAAGTCGGTGATCCCTTTATGGAAAAACTTCTGATGGAAGCATCCCTCGAAGCCATCCAAAAGAACCTCCTTGTGGGAATCCAAGATATGGGTGCTGCGGGAATTTCTTGTGCCACTTCGGAGATGAGTGCCAAAGGAAAAACCGGAATGGATGTGGACTTAGACAAAGTTCCTCTCCGTGAATCGGATATGAACGCTTATGAAATTATGCTCTCCGAATCCCAAGAACGAATGTTAGTCATTCCAGAAACGGGAAAGGAAGAAGAACTCGTTTCTATTTTTCATAAATGGGGACTGAATGCCGTCGAGATTGGAACGGTTACCGGTGACGGAATCCTTCGCATTAGAAAGGACGGAAAACTCAAAGCAGAAATTCCTGCTGACTCACTGGTCCTTGGTGGTGGTGCTCCGCGTTACGTGAGAGAAGAAAAAAGACCGACTTACCTCGATGAGGTGACAAAGTTTGATCCAACAAAAATAAATGACTTATCCAAAGACACGGTTTCCCAAACTCTAAATACCCTGCTTTCTTCTTTAAATATCAGTTCGAGAAGACCTCTTTATGAACAGTATGATACGGAAGTGGGACTTGTGAAAGTGGTAGAACCAGGCGAAGACGGTGGCCTTGTACGCATTCCTGGAACTAAAAAAGGAATTGCTGTCGCCACAGACTGTAACTCGCGTTACACGTATCTTAATCCTTACGAAGGGGCACAATTTGCGGTTTGTGAATCGGCAAGAAACGTGGCATCTACGGGTGCAGAACCTTATGGGGTCACAAACAACCTAAACTTCGGAAACCCTTACATCCCAGAAAACTATTATATCTTTAGCGAATGTGTGCGCGGGCTTGGGGATGCCTGTCGTTTCCTTGGTCTTCCTGTCACTGGTGGAAACGTATCTTTCTACAATGAATCGCCAGAAGGACCTGTGTTCCCAACACCTACCATTGGTATGGTGGGAGTGATTGATGATGTGGCAAAAGGCCTTCATACTTACCCTCGAACCCAGGAAGAAGTTTTGTATGCCCTTGTCGGTGAATTCCAACCTACAATTTCCGCTTCCGAATACCTTTACCGTTTTCATGGTCTAGACACGGGGAAAATTCCAAACATTTCTCTGGCAAAAGAAAAAGCTACCATTGACACACTTATCTCTTGCCGCAAAGAAGGACTCCTCACTTCCGCCAAAGACCTGTCACTCGGTGGACTTCTTGTGGCTCTGGCAAAAATTGTGATTTCTGGAAATAAAGGGTTGGAAGTAAACCTAGAAGAACTGCAAAAAAGATTCAAACGTCTCGACGAACTTTGTTTTGGTGAAACAGGTGCATCCTTTGTGATCAGTTTCCTTGCTGCAGACGAAGAGAAAGTCAAAGCAAAATATACCCAAGCGGGACTTGGTTTTACAACGTTAGGTAAATCCAATTCCAAATCCTCTCTTTCTGTCAAAGGAAACGGATTCCAATGGGAATGGACGACTAAGTCCTTAGAAGCAGAATTTGAATCCGGCCTAAAAGCTTATTTCGAATAG
- a CDS encoding penicillin-binding protein activator LpoB, translating into MSHSLSNYYKSDLKTGYLEWKAIQNSTSEHIDTKLISNEILNQLTKDKVPFVDTSIREEASVEMAFGKTGMVSSDSRLVVGRFKSPSHKIKGEINEVVNFESGSRIQYITVTLFLVSMETNQIVWSEQTNFLKTSKVEGYGL; encoded by the coding sequence ATGAGCCATTCCTTATCCAACTATTATAAGTCCGATTTAAAAACTGGGTATTTGGAATGGAAGGCAATTCAAAATTCCACCTCAGAACATATTGATACAAAACTCATCAGTAATGAAATTTTAAACCAACTCACAAAAGATAAGGTTCCTTTTGTGGATACGTCCATCCGTGAGGAGGCAAGTGTCGAGATGGCATTTGGGAAAACCGGGATGGTTTCGTCTGATTCTCGTTTGGTGGTAGGAAGGTTTAAGTCACCTTCTCATAAGATTAAAGGTGAAATCAATGAAGTAGTAAATTTCGAATCTGGGTCTCGCATCCAATACATCACCGTGACACTATTTCTTGTGAGTATGGAAACCAATCAAATTGTTTGGTCAGAACAAACCAATTTTTTAAAAACAAGTAAAGTGGAAGGTTATGGCCTTTGA